In Leptodesmis sichuanensis A121, the following are encoded in one genomic region:
- the acs gene encoding acetate--CoA ligase, translating into MLQATIESILQEERLFQPPADFSQTARINSLEAYQRLYQQAIADPETFWANLAAQELHWFQKWEKVLDWQPPFAQWFVGGQLNMSYNCLDRHLTDGRRDKLALIWEGEPGDGRTFTYAQLHQEVCQMANVLKQLGVQKGDRVGIYLPMIPEAAIAMLACARIGAPHTVVFGGFSAEALKSRLQDAQAKLVITADGGWRKDAIVPLKDQVDRALADQAVPSVQHVLVVQRTGQEVSMTPDRDRWWHELQATASSDCPAEPMDSEDLLFILYTSGTTGKPKGVVHTTGGYNLFSHITAQWIFDIKDSDILWCTADVGWITGHSYVVYGPLSNGATTLMYEGAPRASNPGCFWDVIEKYRVTIFYTAPTAIRSFIKTGEAVPAARDLSSLRLLGSVGEPINPSAWMWYYQVIGGERCPIVDTWWQTETGGILISPLPGAIPTKPGSATLPFPGIVADVVDMEGNPVGANQGGYLVIKQPWPGMLRTLYNSPDRYRTTYWEPIPPKNGNYLYFTGDSARKDSDGYYWIMGRVDDVIKIAGHRLGSAEIESALVAHEAVAEAAVVGRPEESKGEEIVAFVILEDGYVPSDALVQELKQHVVATIGAIARPSEIRFGDALPKTRSGKIMRRVLRALASGETVAGDISTLEDHNVLEQLRA; encoded by the coding sequence ATGTTACAAGCAACGATCGAATCTATTCTGCAAGAAGAGCGGTTATTTCAGCCCCCGGCTGATTTTTCCCAGACCGCCCGGATTAACAGTCTGGAAGCGTATCAACGCCTCTATCAACAGGCGATCGCTGACCCCGAAACCTTTTGGGCAAACCTGGCAGCCCAGGAGTTGCACTGGTTTCAAAAATGGGAAAAGGTGCTGGACTGGCAACCCCCCTTTGCTCAGTGGTTTGTGGGCGGCCAGCTGAATATGTCCTACAACTGCCTGGATCGACATTTGACGGATGGACGGCGGGACAAACTGGCCCTGATCTGGGAAGGGGAACCTGGTGATGGGCGCACCTTCACCTACGCTCAACTGCATCAGGAAGTCTGCCAGATGGCCAATGTGCTGAAACAATTGGGGGTGCAGAAGGGCGATCGCGTCGGCATCTACCTGCCCATGATCCCGGAGGCCGCGATCGCCATGCTGGCGTGTGCTCGCATCGGTGCACCCCATACGGTTGTTTTTGGCGGGTTTAGCGCCGAAGCCCTGAAAAGCCGCCTCCAGGATGCCCAGGCAAAGCTGGTCATCACGGCTGATGGAGGGTGGCGCAAAGATGCGATCGTCCCCCTCAAAGATCAGGTGGATCGGGCACTCGCCGACCAGGCCGTACCCAGTGTTCAGCATGTGTTGGTGGTTCAACGCACGGGACAGGAGGTGAGCATGACTCCAGACCGCGATCGCTGGTGGCATGAGTTACAAGCTACAGCCTCCTCCGACTGTCCAGCAGAACCCATGGACAGCGAAGACCTGTTGTTCATCCTCTACACCTCTGGCACCACGGGCAAACCGAAAGGCGTTGTGCATACCACAGGCGGTTACAACCTGTTCAGCCATATCACTGCCCAATGGATTTTTGACATCAAAGATAGCGATATTCTCTGGTGTACTGCCGATGTAGGTTGGATCACGGGACACAGTTATGTGGTCTATGGGCCCCTGTCCAATGGGGCCACCACCCTGATGTATGAAGGCGCTCCCCGTGCTTCTAATCCGGGCTGTTTCTGGGATGTGATTGAGAAATATCGGGTGACTATCTTCTATACTGCCCCGACGGCCATTCGATCCTTTATCAAAACGGGTGAAGCTGTACCGGCAGCCCGAGATTTATCCTCTTTGCGGTTATTGGGATCGGTGGGTGAACCGATCAATCCCTCTGCCTGGATGTGGTACTACCAGGTGATTGGTGGTGAACGCTGCCCGATCGTCGATACCTGGTGGCAAACAGAAACGGGGGGGATCTTGATTTCTCCCCTACCAGGTGCCATCCCCACTAAACCGGGTTCAGCGACGTTGCCCTTTCCTGGCATTGTTGCAGATGTGGTAGACATGGAAGGAAATCCCGTGGGAGCCAATCAGGGTGGTTATCTGGTGATTAAACAGCCCTGGCCTGGAATGCTGCGAACGCTATACAACAGTCCCGATCGCTACCGCACCACCTACTGGGAGCCAATTCCACCTAAAAACGGAAACTACCTTTACTTCACGGGTGATAGTGCCCGTAAAGACAGCGATGGCTATTACTGGATTATGGGTCGGGTGGATGATGTGATTAAGATCGCCGGACATCGCCTGGGCAGTGCTGAAATCGAATCTGCCCTGGTGGCGCATGAGGCAGTCGCAGAAGCCGCCGTGGTAGGCAGACCAGAAGAAAGCAAGGGCGAAGAAATTGTGGCCTTTGTCATCCTGGAGGATGGTTATGTGCCCTCAGACGCACTTGTGCAAGAACTGAAGCAGCATGTGGTGGCAACCATCGGGGCGATCGCCCGTCCCAGCGAAATCCGCTTTGGTGATGCCCTGCCGAAAACTCGCTCCGGCAAAATTATGCGGCGAGTTTTGCGGGCACTGGCAAGCGGCGAGACAGTTGCAGGTGATATTTCCACCCTGGAAGATCACAATGTTCTGGAGCAACTGCGGGCATAG
- a CDS encoding glycogen/starch/alpha-glucan phosphorylase, protein MQTQDINFQNANIRVEDDRTGLSVEALKRAFLDNLFYIQGKFPAIATRNDYYMALAYTVRDRLFRRWINTAEVYTTQGSRTVCYFSAEFLMGPHLGNNLINLGIFDQVKQAMQELGLDLDELMEQEEEPGLGNGGLGRLAACYLDSMATLEIASIGYGIRYEFGIFDQDIRDGWQVESTDKWLSYGNPWEISRPEWEVQVKFGGYTEAFTNERGQYRVRWVPDKVVRGVPHDTPILGYQVNTCNTLRLWSSEAIESFDFTAFNAGDYSGAVYKKMESENISKVLYPNDNMTQGKILRLEQQFFFVSCSLQDMIRILERQNISLDRFHEKFVVQLNDTHPSIAIAELMRLLMDEHGMEWDQAWNITSKTFAYTNHTLLPEALERWPIGLFGKLLPRHLEIIYEINSRFLDEVRLKYPDDIARINRMSLIDESGERYVRMANLACVGSFAINGVAALHTELMKKDVLHDFYELYPDKFNNKTNGVTPRRFMVLSNPRLCRLITSKIGHTWVKHLDELHQLEAYVDDPEFRAEFRQIKQAIKQDLAQYIKANYGLEVDPASMFDIQAKRIHEYKRQHLNALHIITLYNRIKANPDIDITPRTFLFGGKAAPGYFLAKLIIKFINSIGDVVNRDPDVRGRLKVLFLKDYSVKFAQRVYPAADLSEQISTAGKEASGTGNMKFAMNGALTIGTLDGANVEILEEVGAENFFLFGMTAEEVYAKRAAGYNPMEYYESDPELKLVLDRVASGFFSHGDVNLFKPLIDNLLYSDPYFLLADYRSYVDCQDRVSLAYRNQDHWTRMSILNTARMGKFSSDRSIQDYCDDIWKVHPIKIELRDYVQGGCGFDGSTDCKVVF, encoded by the coding sequence ATGCAAACTCAAGATATCAATTTTCAAAATGCCAACATCAGGGTTGAAGACGATCGCACAGGCTTAAGTGTCGAGGCGTTAAAGCGGGCATTCCTGGATAATCTCTTCTACATTCAGGGGAAGTTTCCCGCGATCGCAACCCGCAATGACTACTACATGGCTCTGGCCTACACGGTGCGCGATCGCCTGTTTCGGCGCTGGATTAATACCGCAGAAGTCTATACCACTCAGGGATCGCGCACTGTCTGTTACTTCTCGGCTGAATTTCTCATGGGGCCACACCTGGGGAATAACCTGATTAACCTGGGAATTTTCGATCAGGTGAAACAGGCCATGCAGGAATTGGGCCTGGATCTGGATGAATTAATGGAACAGGAAGAAGAACCGGGTCTGGGTAACGGCGGCTTAGGGCGGTTGGCCGCCTGCTATCTGGATTCGATGGCGACCCTGGAAATTGCGTCGATCGGCTATGGAATCCGCTACGAATTTGGTATTTTTGACCAGGACATTCGCGATGGCTGGCAGGTCGAAAGTACGGATAAGTGGTTGAGTTATGGTAATCCCTGGGAAATCAGCCGTCCAGAGTGGGAAGTCCAAGTCAAATTTGGCGGCTACACGGAAGCCTTTACCAATGAGCGGGGCCAATACCGGGTGCGCTGGGTGCCGGATAAAGTAGTGCGCGGGGTACCCCACGACACTCCCATCCTGGGCTATCAGGTAAACACCTGTAACACCTTGAGATTGTGGTCATCAGAAGCGATCGAATCTTTCGACTTCACAGCGTTTAATGCAGGGGATTACTCCGGTGCGGTCTACAAAAAGATGGAATCGGAAAATATCTCCAAGGTGCTGTACCCCAACGACAACATGACCCAGGGCAAAATCCTGCGTCTGGAGCAACAATTTTTCTTCGTCTCCTGCTCCCTGCAAGACATGATCCGCATCCTGGAGCGACAAAACATTTCCCTCGATCGCTTCCATGAGAAGTTTGTGGTGCAACTGAATGACACTCATCCTTCGATTGCGATCGCAGAACTGATGCGCCTGCTGATGGATGAGCATGGTATGGAGTGGGATCAAGCCTGGAACATCACCAGCAAGACGTTCGCCTACACTAACCACACGCTCTTGCCAGAAGCCCTGGAACGCTGGCCGATCGGCTTATTTGGCAAACTGCTGCCCCGCCATCTGGAAATTATTTACGAAATTAACAGTCGCTTCCTGGATGAGGTGCGCCTCAAGTATCCCGATGACATCGCCCGGATTAATCGCATGTCCCTGATTGACGAAAGCGGCGAACGCTATGTGCGGATGGCGAATCTGGCCTGTGTCGGTAGCTTTGCGATTAACGGGGTCGCGGCCCTGCACACCGAATTGATGAAGAAGGATGTCTTGCACGACTTCTATGAGCTGTATCCAGACAAGTTTAATAACAAGACGAATGGAGTCACACCCCGACGCTTCATGGTGCTCAGCAATCCCCGTTTGTGCCGTTTAATCACCAGCAAAATTGGGCATACCTGGGTGAAGCACCTGGATGAATTGCATCAACTGGAAGCCTATGTGGATGATCCTGAGTTCCGAGCAGAATTCCGGCAGATCAAACAGGCGATTAAACAAGATCTGGCCCAGTACATCAAAGCAAACTATGGTCTTGAAGTAGATCCAGCTTCAATGTTTGACATTCAGGCCAAACGGATTCACGAGTACAAGCGGCAACACCTGAATGCCCTGCATATCATCACGCTGTACAACCGGATCAAAGCCAATCCCGACATTGATATCACCCCCCGCACCTTTTTGTTTGGCGGCAAGGCGGCTCCCGGCTACTTCCTGGCGAAGCTGATTATTAAGTTCATCAACTCGATCGGGGATGTAGTCAACCGCGATCCCGATGTGCGAGGACGGTTAAAAGTTCTATTCCTGAAAGACTACAGCGTTAAATTCGCTCAACGGGTCTATCCCGCTGCCGATCTGTCCGAGCAAATTTCTACGGCTGGCAAGGAAGCCTCCGGCACGGGCAACATGAAGTTCGCCATGAATGGGGCGCTGACGATCGGCACCCTGGATGGGGCCAACGTGGAAATCCTAGAAGAAGTGGGAGCCGAAAACTTCTTCCTGTTTGGCATGACGGCGGAGGAAGTGTACGCCAAACGAGCCGCAGGCTATAACCCGATGGAATATTACGAAAGCGATCCCGAACTGAAACTGGTGCTCGATCGCGTGGCTTCCGGGTTCTTCTCCCACGGGGATGTCAACCTGTTCAAACCCCTGATTGACAACCTGCTATACAGCGATCCCTACTTCCTGCTGGCCGATTATCGCTCTTACGTAGACTGTCAGGATCGGGTCAGTTTGGCGTATCGCAATCAGGATCACTGGACTCGTATGTCCATTCTGAACACCGCTCGGATGGGCAAGTTTTCCTCCGATCGCTCGATCCAGGACTACTGTGACGACATTTGGAAAGTTCATCCGATCAAGATTGAACTGAGAGATTACGTACAGGGAGGATGTGGCTTTGACGGCAGCACTGATTGCAAAGTCGTTTTTTAA
- a CDS encoding photosystem II reaction center protein J codes for MLTSGRIPLWIVATIAGIGVLTVLGLFFYGAYAGLGSSI; via the coding sequence GTGCTGACTTCTGGAAGAATTCCCCTCTGGATTGTCGCGACGATCGCTGGCATCGGTGTCCTGACGGTGTTAGGTCTCTTCTTTTATGGGGCTTACGCTGGTTTAGGTTCTTCAATTTAA
- a CDS encoding photosystem II reaction center protein L: MERTPNPNKQPVELNRTSLYLGLLLIFVLGILFSSYFFN; the protein is encoded by the coding sequence GTGGAAAGAACTCCCAATCCCAATAAGCAACCCGTAGAGTTAAACCGGACTTCCCTGTACCTGGGCTTGCTGCTGATTTTTGTGCTTGGCATTCTGTTTTCCAGTTACTTCTTTAACTAA
- the psbF gene encoding cytochrome b559 subunit beta, which translates to MTSNTPNQPVSYPIFTVRWLAVHTLAIPTVFFLGAIAAMQFIQR; encoded by the coding sequence ATGACTAGCAATACCCCCAATCAACCTGTTTCTTATCCCATTTTTACGGTGAGATGGCTGGCGGTTCATACCCTGGCTATTCCAACTGTTTTCTTCCTGGGCGCGATCGCCGCCATGCAGTTTATTCAAAGGTAG
- a CDS encoding alpha/beta fold hydrolase yields the protein MPTIDISGIPHSYDLTPATRSPDVLVFIHGWLLSRQYWHPLIDQLASTYQCLAYDLRGFGGSCLPAGVEDVLPLVSYSLASYAQDLGQLLERLHLSRVWLVGHSLGGSIALWGAYQFPEQVQGVICINAGGGIYLKEEFDRFRTIGQQIVKLRPRWLAQIPGIELIFLKAGTARSLPRNWARQRLIDFVMAHPDAALGALLESTTEAEVHRLPQLVAKLHQPLYFIAGAQDSIMEPQYVRHLASFHALFQDSAANVFEIPDCGHLAMLEQPQAVAEIIQTILDCHT from the coding sequence ATGCCAACTATTGATATTTCAGGCATTCCCCACAGTTACGATCTCACGCCTGCAACCCGCTCTCCTGATGTATTAGTTTTTATTCATGGCTGGCTCTTGAGTCGGCAATACTGGCACCCATTGATAGATCAATTGGCTTCCACCTATCAATGCTTAGCCTATGATCTCAGGGGATTTGGAGGTTCCTGTTTGCCTGCAGGGGTTGAAGACGTTTTGCCCTTAGTCAGCTATAGTCTGGCTTCCTACGCTCAAGATCTGGGCCAGTTGTTGGAGCGGCTGCACCTGTCCAGAGTTTGGTTGGTGGGCCATTCCCTGGGCGGAAGCATTGCTCTGTGGGGAGCCTATCAATTTCCCGAACAGGTGCAGGGCGTGATCTGTATAAATGCGGGCGGGGGAATTTATCTCAAAGAAGAGTTCGATCGCTTCCGCACGATTGGTCAACAAATTGTCAAACTGCGTCCTCGTTGGCTGGCTCAGATTCCTGGCATAGAGCTGATCTTCTTAAAGGCAGGAACCGCGCGATCGCTCCCTCGTAACTGGGCAAGACAACGACTAATTGATTTTGTGATGGCCCATCCCGATGCTGCTCTAGGGGCTTTATTAGAATCTACGACTGAAGCTGAAGTGCATCGACTGCCTCAACTCGTAGCCAAACTGCACCAACCGCTTTACTTTATCGCGGGTGCTCAGGATTCAATCATGGAACCCCAGTATGTCAGACACCTAGCGAGCTTCCATGCTCTATTTCAAGACAGTGCCGCCAACGTTTTTGAAATTCCTGACTGCGGGCATTTAGCCATGCTGGAACAGCCCCAAGCCGTAGCAGAAATTATTCAAACTATCCTGGATTGCCATACATGA
- a CDS encoding histidine phosphatase family protein, translating into MSLRLYLLRHGETEYSQGGGYCGTLDPELTPEGVQMAQAFADVYASLPWEAVYASPMKRTIATARPLCEATGLEMQLREGLKELAYGDWEGKTPEEVRADYEEDYIHWLTEPAWNPPTGGETAVQLASRSSLVITEIQQHYPTGNVLVVSHKATLRVILCNLLGIDLGRYRDRINVLAASLSIVKFDRYGPLLEVLGDRYHIPEPLRSRPGT; encoded by the coding sequence ATGAGTCTTAGACTTTACCTGCTGCGGCATGGAGAAACGGAGTACAGCCAGGGAGGGGGCTATTGCGGCACCCTGGATCCGGAACTGACTCCAGAAGGGGTGCAGATGGCCCAAGCCTTTGCTGATGTCTATGCCTCCCTTCCCTGGGAAGCGGTATATGCCAGTCCCATGAAACGAACGATTGCTACGGCCAGACCTTTATGTGAAGCCACTGGCCTGGAAATGCAACTCCGGGAGGGCTTGAAGGAACTGGCCTATGGTGATTGGGAAGGAAAAACACCGGAGGAGGTGAGGGCAGATTACGAAGAGGACTATATTCATTGGCTTACGGAACCCGCCTGGAACCCGCCAACCGGGGGAGAAACCGCCGTTCAACTCGCCAGTCGATCGTCCTTAGTGATCACAGAAATTCAGCAACACTACCCCACCGGAAATGTTCTGGTTGTCTCCCATAAAGCCACCCTGCGCGTTATCCTCTGTAACCTGCTGGGCATTGACCTGGGCCGCTACCGCGATCGTATCAATGTGCTGGCCGCCTCTCTGAGCATTGTCAAATTTGACCGCTATGGCCCGTTACTGGAAGTTCTGGGCGATCGCTACCATATTCCTGAGCCTTTAAGGAGTAGACCAGGGACGTAG
- a CDS encoding photosystem I reaction center subunit VIII — MTGSYAASFLPWILIPVVCWLLPAIVFGLLFLYIEREDPSGI, encoded by the coding sequence ATGACCGGTTCATACGCAGCTTCGTTCTTACCCTGGATTTTGATTCCTGTTGTCTGCTGGCTACTGCCTGCAATTGTTTTTGGTCTCCTGTTCCTCTATATCGAGCGGGAAGATCCGAGCGGAATCTAG
- a CDS encoding histone deacetylase family protein, with protein sequence MLHDPGEFHPESPDRLTAIKLALEAVPWADQLTWRLPSGDSARSSSDLISLVQAVHAQAYIDHVRDLANRGGGELDSDTVVSPQTYEVALLAVSAWLDGVDAALATGEPVFVLARPPGHHALPERGMGFCIFNNEAIAALYALQQPGVNRVAILDWDVHHGNGTQVIVRNHPHIAYCSLHESPLFPGTGNVHNHGPHHNVLNLAILPGSTIAVYQPLFEQQVIPFLTHFQPDLLLVSAGYDATAADPLADICLQPQDYGVFTKYCLQITRRIVFGLEGGYNLDSLARSVVATIESCLK encoded by the coding sequence TTGTTACACGATCCAGGCGAGTTTCACCCAGAAAGTCCAGATCGTTTAACTGCGATCAAGTTGGCATTAGAAGCTGTACCCTGGGCAGACCAGTTGACATGGCGGCTCCCCTCAGGGGACTCTGCGCGTTCGTCCAGCGATCTGATTTCCCTGGTACAGGCGGTTCATGCTCAAGCATACATTGACCATGTGCGGGATCTGGCAAACCGGGGAGGTGGTGAACTGGACAGTGATACTGTGGTTTCTCCGCAGACCTATGAAGTGGCGTTGCTGGCGGTGAGTGCCTGGCTGGATGGTGTCGATGCTGCTCTGGCAACAGGGGAGCCAGTCTTTGTGTTGGCTCGTCCGCCGGGGCACCATGCCTTGCCGGAGCGGGGAATGGGGTTTTGCATTTTTAACAATGAGGCGATCGCGGCCCTCTATGCTTTACAACAACCCGGTGTGAATCGAGTTGCGATTCTGGATTGGGATGTGCATCATGGCAATGGTACGCAGGTGATCGTGCGCAATCATCCCCACATTGCCTACTGTTCCTTGCATGAATCACCGTTATTTCCAGGCACGGGCAATGTTCACAATCATGGACCGCACCACAACGTGCTGAATCTGGCCATCCTGCCGGGAAGCACGATCGCAGTTTACCAACCGTTGTTTGAGCAACAAGTCATACCATTTTTAACGCACTTTCAGCCTGACCTGTTGCTGGTCAGTGCTGGCTACGATGCTACGGCGGCTGATCCCCTTGCAGATATTTGTCTCCAACCCCAAGACTATGGTGTGTTTACAAAGTATTGTTTACAGATTACCCGGCGGATTGTATTTGGGCTAGAAGGAGGGTACAACCTGGATAGCCTGGCTCGGTCGGTTGTTGCGACGATTGAGAGTTGTCTGAAATAA